The proteins below are encoded in one region of Peribacillus muralis:
- a CDS encoding CocE/NonD family hydrolase has product MIITKDARMQMRDGVHISADIYRPESIGKVPALLALSPYGKELQAQALTLPPQARPSHLWNGAIEAGDIREVVSRGYAHIIADVRGTGASEGQMCGNYNSGGHGDGKDIYDIVEWLAEQDWCDGNIGMIGISYFASVQILGAAEQPPHLKAIFANGGHFDLYELCYHGGIMWLMPRASREGRGGDSGNAFTNVASKSSKVFTQDELERMTQDRLRDPDISHWSDFVHLLHYQDRHELWMDYLLNPLDGEFWKANSAIEVAHKITIPTYFQAKWGRGWNVEGTLECFEKVSGIKKLDIQALPPMLERPFHECHDDMFRWYDYWLKGIDTGIMEEPAVQFSVEGSYKWRGENEWPLPFEEKKQFYLRPRHKISDKPEPLTSEYAHPDGFYQAPLTVTTISEKIKWTSDRFQEPVEMTGTGALYVHVEIDTDDTNFIAKLYDVSPSGKRTMMTSGYLKASHRELDVAKSKFGEPWHPHDRTVPVEPGEIIEYAIRLYPFSFLIKPGHRIELELACNEPLDGEDAKLLPPDSYHLPSGRATTHKIYRDNDHHSRLVLPVIPNELNVLNKPNNVLYGKANK; this is encoded by the coding sequence ATGATTATCACTAAGGATGCACGCATGCAAATGCGTGACGGAGTGCACATCTCTGCAGATATATACCGTCCAGAAAGCATAGGAAAAGTACCGGCTTTGCTGGCGCTTAGTCCATACGGAAAAGAATTGCAAGCGCAGGCGTTAACTTTACCTCCACAAGCGCGCCCAAGCCATCTTTGGAACGGAGCAATTGAAGCAGGGGATATTCGTGAAGTGGTATCACGAGGGTATGCCCATATTATTGCAGACGTTCGTGGTACAGGTGCCTCGGAAGGTCAGATGTGCGGTAACTATAACTCTGGCGGTCATGGTGATGGCAAAGACATTTATGACATCGTGGAATGGTTGGCAGAACAAGATTGGTGCGATGGCAACATTGGAATGATTGGAATTTCATACTTTGCATCTGTTCAAATTCTAGGTGCAGCAGAGCAACCGCCGCACTTAAAGGCGATCTTTGCAAACGGTGGTCACTTCGATCTTTATGAACTTTGTTATCATGGCGGAATCATGTGGCTAATGCCGCGTGCTTCTCGTGAAGGACGCGGGGGCGATAGCGGAAACGCATTCACTAACGTAGCGAGTAAGAGTTCAAAAGTATTCACTCAGGATGAGCTAGAACGAATGACGCAAGACCGCTTACGTGATCCGGATATTTCGCATTGGTCGGATTTCGTTCACCTGCTTCATTATCAAGACCGTCATGAATTATGGATGGATTATTTATTAAATCCACTAGATGGCGAGTTTTGGAAAGCTAATTCTGCTATAGAAGTAGCACATAAAATAACAATTCCAACTTACTTTCAAGCGAAATGGGGCCGTGGCTGGAACGTTGAAGGTACACTCGAATGCTTCGAAAAAGTATCTGGAATAAAGAAGCTTGATATTCAAGCGCTGCCTCCAATGCTGGAGCGTCCGTTCCACGAATGCCATGACGATATGTTCCGGTGGTATGATTACTGGTTAAAAGGAATTGATACAGGTATTATGGAGGAGCCGGCTGTACAGTTTTCAGTAGAAGGTTCTTACAAATGGCGCGGTGAAAACGAATGGCCATTGCCATTTGAAGAAAAGAAGCAGTTCTACTTACGTCCTCGTCATAAAATTAGCGACAAACCAGAGCCATTGACTTCTGAATATGCACATCCTGATGGCTTCTACCAAGCGCCATTAACAGTAACAACAATATCTGAAAAAATTAAATGGACTAGTGATAGATTCCAAGAACCAGTTGAAATGACAGGGACAGGTGCTTTATACGTACATGTGGAAATCGATACGGATGATACGAACTTTATCGCAAAGCTTTACGATGTAAGCCCAAGCGGAAAACGCACCATGATGACATCAGGCTATTTAAAAGCATCCCATCGGGAATTGGACGTGGCAAAATCGAAATTTGGCGAGCCATGGCACCCTCATGACCGAACGGTCCCAGTAGAACCTGGTGAAATTATCGAGTACGCGATTCGTTTATATCCATTCTCCTTCTTAATCAAGCCAGGTCATCGCATTGAATTGGAACTTGCCTGTAACGAACCGCTAGATGGGGAAGATGCAAAATTGTTGCCGCCGGATAGCTATCACTTACCCAGTGGTCGTGCAACAACGCATAAAATCTATCGAGATAATGACCACCATTCTCGTCTAGTATTGCCAGTCATTCCAAATGAGTTAAATGTTTTGAACAAGCCTAACAACGTACTGTATGGGAAAGCAAATAAGTAA
- a CDS encoding MBL fold metallo-hydrolase: MTSVRIIPIECKFGSTSAYVYYIDAPEPALIDTGIASSASCEIETVLAEHGLRIEDIRWILLTHGHVDHLGGASKIWEKTGGRAEVVISKKEAYLLRDRAKHLTDYTGLQGKYLDHEIQKKHAAILMNDIGGDLEPTLEVVDGDKISLGGEVSITVVETPGHSIGSVTFVLDGLEWAFAADAVQIYGGAQSGIPTIEHPALYRKSLQHLLENVRPNRLYLGHKFRDGKGKVLSPQIDEDEVTAVLQASLEMDAKLALVVSRHMTENEASYDNVGIYGPFRSIAAELNYTGNPNHLPCAFFVTLNGYQEELIGTHNK, translated from the coding sequence ATGACTTCAGTACGCATTATTCCGATTGAATGCAAATTTGGTTCAACCTCTGCGTATGTCTATTATATCGACGCGCCTGAGCCAGCTCTTATCGATACTGGAATTGCCTCATCGGCTTCTTGTGAAATCGAAACAGTTCTTGCCGAGCATGGTTTACGGATCGAAGATATACGCTGGATTCTCCTTACCCACGGACATGTTGATCATTTAGGCGGTGCCAGCAAGATTTGGGAGAAAACCGGTGGCCGTGCAGAAGTTGTGATTTCAAAGAAGGAAGCCTATTTACTTCGTGATCGCGCAAAACACCTTACTGATTATACTGGGCTGCAAGGTAAATATTTGGACCATGAAATCCAGAAGAAGCATGCGGCGATTTTGATGAATGATATCGGAGGAGATTTGGAACCAACCTTAGAAGTCGTTGATGGCGATAAGATTTCACTAGGCGGTGAAGTTTCGATAACGGTAGTGGAAACGCCAGGACACTCTATCGGATCTGTGACTTTTGTCCTTGATGGATTGGAATGGGCGTTTGCAGCTGACGCTGTACAAATATACGGAGGGGCGCAGAGCGGCATTCCTACAATTGAACACCCTGCTTTATATCGAAAAAGTTTACAGCATCTTCTTGAGAATGTGCGTCCGAACCGCTTGTACTTAGGACATAAATTCCGGGACGGTAAAGGAAAGGTACTTAGTCCGCAAATTGACGAAGATGAGGTTACGGCTGTTCTTCAAGCGAGTCTTGAAATGGATGCGAAGTTAGCTCTTGTTGTCAGTCGGCATATGACAGAAAATGAAGCGTCCTATGACAATGTTGGCATATATGGACCATTCCGATCGATTGCGGCTGAATTGAACTATACAGGCAATCCAAATCATCTGCCTTGTGCTTTCTTTGTAACGCTTAATGGATATCAAGAAGAACTGATTGGTACTCATAATAAATGA
- a CDS encoding 3-oxoacid CoA-transferase subunit A, whose amino-acid sequence MIQKKYESAAKAVADMKDGATLLVGGFGGSGLPSHLVSALTERGANDLTVVSNNIGAVSDGVAALISNNQVRKIICSFPVGPHAHELIQRIEEGRIELEIVPQGTLAERIRAGGAGVPAFYTPTAAHTELGEGKETRIFNERLHLLEHAIKGDYAFIKAQRADRWGNLVYNKTQRNFNPVMATAARITIAEVDEIVEVGEIDPETIVTPSVYVHRLVKLKAQSEGRVLVNE is encoded by the coding sequence ATGATTCAAAAGAAGTACGAAAGTGCAGCTAAAGCTGTTGCTGATATGAAAGATGGAGCAACATTACTCGTTGGCGGGTTTGGCGGAAGCGGGCTGCCATCGCACCTTGTTAGTGCCCTTACGGAGCGAGGGGCGAATGACTTGACAGTCGTATCCAATAATATCGGCGCAGTCAGTGACGGTGTTGCTGCACTTATCAGCAATAACCAAGTGCGAAAGATAATTTGCTCTTTTCCTGTTGGGCCGCATGCCCACGAACTGATCCAGCGTATAGAAGAAGGGCGGATTGAATTAGAAATAGTTCCTCAAGGAACATTAGCGGAGCGTATCCGTGCCGGGGGAGCAGGTGTACCAGCTTTTTATACCCCAACGGCTGCTCACACAGAACTAGGAGAAGGCAAGGAAACGCGTATATTCAATGAGAGGTTACATCTCTTAGAGCATGCAATAAAAGGTGATTACGCTTTTATCAAGGCACAGCGGGCAGACCGCTGGGGTAATCTTGTTTATAATAAGACGCAGCGTAACTTCAATCCGGTAATGGCAACCGCTGCACGGATTACAATCGCTGAGGTAGATGAAATCGTGGAAGTTGGAGAAATAGATCCTGAAACAATCGTAACACCGAGCGTATACGTACATCGGTTAGTAAAACTAAAGGCGCAAAGTGAAGGGAGAGTTTTAGTGAATGAGTAA
- a CDS encoding 3-oxoacid CoA-transferase subunit B produces MSNEQLGVGWTKMELASRVALDLEDGWFVNLGIGLPTLVAEVIPKDREIILHSENGLLGLGPKPEPGEEDMDLVNAGKEPITLKPGGSFFSQSESFAMIRGGHLDAAVLGAFQVSMYGDLASWKLPDATLGRVGGAMDLTVGSKRVFLCMQHTSKGVPKIVEECTYPLTASRCVNRIYTNLAVIYVTDDGLVVHELAPGVTFEYLQACTAAPLKIRASNNVKANTLEVQ; encoded by the coding sequence ATGAGTAATGAACAACTGGGGGTAGGATGGACAAAGATGGAGCTAGCTTCTCGAGTGGCGCTTGACCTGGAAGATGGATGGTTCGTTAATCTTGGCATCGGACTCCCGACTCTTGTCGCTGAAGTGATCCCTAAAGATCGGGAAATCATCCTTCATAGTGAAAATGGACTGCTGGGGCTAGGTCCAAAGCCAGAACCAGGTGAAGAGGATATGGACCTTGTGAATGCTGGTAAGGAACCTATTACATTAAAGCCTGGTGGCAGCTTCTTTTCACAATCAGAATCTTTTGCGATGATTCGCGGCGGACATCTTGATGCAGCGGTGCTTGGTGCATTCCAAGTTTCGATGTACGGTGATCTTGCCAGTTGGAAATTGCCTGATGCTACCCTTGGCCGTGTTGGCGGCGCCATGGATTTGACCGTTGGCAGTAAGCGTGTCTTTCTTTGTATGCAGCATACGAGTAAGGGAGTGCCGAAGATAGTGGAGGAATGTACTTACCCACTGACTGCATCACGATGTGTAAATCGTATCTATACAAACCTTGCGGTGATATACGTGACTGACGATGGCCTTGTCGTTCATGAACTCGCCCCAGGCGTTACGTTCGAATATCTACAGGCATGTACTGCTGCTCCGCTTAAGATTCGTGCGTCAAATAATGTGAAAGCTAA